In Geminocystis sp. NIES-3709, a single genomic region encodes these proteins:
- a CDS encoding choice-of-anchor Q domain-containing protein produces the protein MNTSLANLNTIQTQLSNFANSESFWKDFELIFGTQFDRSIAENIKNQWINGEFGDLPAIRVLDSDMGLIVGAYAHSTNTIYLSQHFLDTATAQQIQAVLLEEIGHYVDSLINNEDSEGDEGEIFSALVSGVKLNELQLQTLKVQNDHFSIVVDGQPLQVEAAIITVTSLADSGAGSLRNAIASANAGDTIVFQNGLTGTITLTSGALVVNKSLTIQGLGANLLTISGNNNDRVFVFQGPAGANTYNLSGLTITGGSAGIGGGIYMGDDDNDDIFNLNQVHVTGNNASTGGGFYIRGFDTQGGVTINWTNSTISNNNSDFFGGGALYNVNANFSNVTVSGNTAGQIGGIAHHADGSGSSSFLSLTNTTIVNNAGSSPLGIGLLNFSLNGATEAVTQYSNSIFAGNATNNNISNSGEGASIQSLGYNISSDGTGNLTATGDRPNTNPLVGALQNNGGTTPTHALLPNSPAIGAGNTTLTTDQRAITRPQGTNINMNDDIGAFEYVPPTVNLETFFLATEATEAGNLVGIFQLTRTIPTGGTDTALPVQLTISGSASASDYNFSAQGGTVSVNGNTLTVTFNSGSNDVDVRVTAVDDIQAEADETVILTLNSSVNYNQGTNTSDTVTILQNDFVVTNTSDSGEGSLRQAILNANAIAGSNIITFNIAGSGVRTITLNSALPEITEQVTIDGTTQLGFINSPIIEINGNNTVDNGLNLGGGSSNSVIKGLIINRFTNSGILINSTGNKIQRNYIGTNASGTSGAGNSFGIWINSGNNNIIGSDEDNTNDASEGNLISGNGQVGVLSFVSSTFVRGNYIGTNVNGTSAIGNGIHGVYIGSSNHTIGGSTATARNIISGNNFSGIAIFANVASDASNNIVQGNYIGTNVTGTLPLGNGSGGGVRITGANNTIGGTGAGEGNIIAYNSGNGVFVTDAFNADSNLNNAGNKIYGNSIFNNTGLGIDLATVQNGDQVGVTPNDLLDPDTGVNNLQNYPLLTFNSTGQIIGSLNSTPNTTFRVEFFGNTTADTTGYGEGQTFLGFQNVTTDDDGNATFTFNQGSAINVTATATDPSGNTSEFSRITAMVGVDGSGNLVITDVPSTNNDRFTLSSNGTSLILTDTTSRAITTVIPSATGDETSTLTIPLNVFTGGIFVNTLGGNDIITIDFSDENPLPTGGLIFNGGSQTGTPGDRLALTGGNFTTTTYSYFNENDGKINLDGKLINYTGLEPITSTISSANIVLDYSTSAETITITNVSDTQTNVDSTLGETTTFNNPSKSLTINGGATGKNTFNLNSISSEFDADLNINGSGYTNGDVVNINGDVTSNDFSIDLVQNINLTSNKEVTTIDLPDDNGDVTWIVGQRINLASGSSITTAKGNINLTAKGTATGNYQAIILDGSTITSDEGAIDLNGTGGGNGGDQYGVYLLNGGKIISTNTATIKITGQGSLSGLAGGNDGIRMVGANSLISSVSGDIEVTGKGGTGSSFNDAVRIADGAQVTTKTGTITVKGTTSNNLTGSANIGIHIYSQSKITATETGKISLIGQTTNGINDNDGIRIDGTNTQVSAKDGSIEITGTGGGTGNANLGFRILNGAQVISTGEATIKITGVGSKDGVGANYGVQVTGDKSAISSKDGDITVKGTGGESASGGSNRGVSIESSGLISSTGKANITLEGIAGNGTNDNDGIRIDGTNTQVNAKDGSIELIGTGGGSGNANLGIRITNGGQVISTGEATIKITGVGSKDGVDSNYGVQVIGSNSSITSVDGNITVKGTGKSNGGGGSNRGISIQSSGLISSTGKANITLEGIAGNGTSSNYGVNVNNSQVTSATGSIEVTGTGNGTGGENYGVYVNNGGKIISSDTATIKIMGQGSLSSTTSSGNDGTRVEGENTLISSLSSDIEILGKGGKGSGSNRGILLTGKGEITTKTGTINVTGISDSQGDNNYGIAIVSGSKITATETAKITLIGQAINNTSTDNNDGIRIENTNTQVSAKDGSIELTGRGGGSGNANLGIRITNGGQVISTGKATINVRGFGSEDGVGTNYGVQVNGGSSAITSKDGDITVEGTGKGSGGNNRGVSIEGAGVISSTGTDVSAATITITGKGSADANGNSNDGVRIDGTNSQISSVAGAINITGTAGKGSQQNRGVLINSNGLITSKTGNISVNGTGGNTGISNYGVWLTSGGSITSTGTGGDASQINITGNGSTTATGNIDNDGVRIDGTNSKISSVAGSIDIKGTAGNGTNGNRGVVVFNNGVVTSETGNITVNGTGSGTGNENYGVYVIGSGTNGGIISSTGTGANAAKINITGQGSLNSTGSGNQGIRLEGTNSQISSIAGAINLMGTGGGSTNDNYGVLIFNNSGVNTVNGNVSITGIASGTTNENYGVYLLGAGKVSSTGTGTISITGQGSNSATGNNNDGIRLNNSTVQSNDGNILLTGTGGGTGTTQLGVRIISGAKIESTGNATINVTGFGSKNGVGTNYGVQVNSASSAITSKDGNITINGTGMGTGGNNRGVSVENGGVISSTGEATITVIGQGSINPLSTGGNRGVRVDNGGRITSEKGAIFISGKAGATGESTGATFNYGVQVIFSGVISSTGMGNDAATITIEGDGGSISNKASQNAGVDVEQGGKITSIDGAIKITGVGGSGQNTNHGVLLLTNGTISSTGIGKYASSITIIGNGSTTASGNTNNGVVVDNSQIASIDGDISITGTGGSGTQSNYGIRISNSSQISASSISNISLTGEGGDGTSSDGIRLDNSKIESNSGNIILNAIANNSSTGINVISGSSIVSTTGDIILKADTFNLAGGANSISSSGELLIIQETDNTSIGLGDSSNGTLNLTASEIASFKDGFSKITIGNNKSGSIDIQNATFTDNLTLISGSNIIANGLTVTNADATILSEGVISEGTGTTDAHISANNVILSGTVKPGGVTNTFGILNINGNLSFINDSIADILSLEIDDDITDFDRVQVNGTVNINGVTLNFDNSGINSSTITSNEIIIINNDGSDPIVGAFSNYTDGSLVTINDLTYLLNYQGGDGNDVSLNLAESNITIDANNNLVITDILLTNTNDRWTISFDGSDIIVTDTNGNLITTNIAGATGNYTSEIRIPLTSFTGNLPSGIITNTVGGNNIVTLDDFTSSFGGDLNIKGDGYSNDNTITIETNPNSNHFSIDLVKNINLKSAITSNGDINWIVGESISFITNASVTTTTGDVSLRGKQINLSSNTSVSSTSGNITLTASGVGINLLENTSINSTTGEISLLGNTIHLDNNSSISTEDNVYINSDQDIDDNITGVGTTVEITTNTLHLNDTIQFSYNTTESRFDTINLTGAVNLNGSTLDLNLSNYTPIIGSIYTLIDNDDVDLITGNFDGLSEGDIVATIGSADIMITYQGNADNPLSENIGNGNDIQLYITSNAPLSIRGTGLPDTIVGGLGENIIDSGGGNDSIVGSIFADTLTGGSGNDTLRSGNGNDRLDGGSDNDSLLGGNGYDTILGGGGNDTLIGGMGNDTLTGGSGQDFFRFNSPTEGIDRITDFNVVYDSIEISASGFGGGLTGGLALTASQFRSGAGVTTANNASQRFMYNSTTGALFFDDDGNGVNSAMQIAQLNARLSLAHNDFIVI, from the coding sequence ATGAATACTAGCCTAGCAAACCTTAACACTATACAGACACAACTAAGTAATTTTGCTAATTCAGAAAGTTTTTGGAAGGATTTTGAGTTAATTTTCGGGACACAGTTTGATCGATCGATCGCCGAAAACATCAAGAATCAATGGATAAACGGTGAATTTGGTGACTTACCTGCTATCAGAGTATTAGATAGTGATATGGGTTTGATTGTGGGTGCTTATGCCCATTCTACCAACACCATTTATTTATCTCAACACTTCCTCGACACGGCTACTGCTCAACAAATTCAAGCTGTCCTCCTCGAAGAAATCGGTCATTATGTGGACAGTCTCATTAACAACGAAGACAGTGAAGGAGATGAAGGAGAAATATTTTCCGCTTTAGTCTCAGGGGTTAAGTTAAACGAGTTACAATTACAAACTCTCAAAGTCCAAAATGATCACTTTTCGATCGTTGTGGATGGGCAACCTTTACAAGTGGAAGCGGCAATCATAACAGTTACGAGTCTTGCTGATAGTGGTGCAGGTTCTTTACGGAATGCGATCGCCTCTGCTAATGCTGGAGATACTATTGTATTTCAAAATGGACTTACTGGAACTATCACTTTAACTTCTGGGGCATTAGTAGTTAATAAATCTTTGACAATTCAAGGGCTAGGAGCGAATTTATTAACCATCAGTGGAAATAATAATGACCGTGTTTTCGTGTTTCAAGGTCCGGCGGGGGCTAATACCTATAATCTGTCGGGGTTAACCATTACTGGTGGCTCAGCAGGTATTGGTGGGGGAATTTACATGGGTGATGATGACAATGATGACATCTTCAATCTCAATCAAGTCCATGTGACTGGCAATAATGCCTCCACTGGGGGGGGGTTTTACATTCGAGGGTTTGACACTCAAGGTGGAGTTACAATAAACTGGACGAATAGCACTATAAGTAATAATAACTCTGACTTTTTTGGTGGAGGAGCTCTTTACAATGTCAATGCCAATTTTTCTAATGTTACAGTTAGTGGAAATACTGCAGGTCAGATAGGGGGGATTGCTCACCATGCAGATGGTTCTGGCAGTAGCAGTTTTTTAAGCCTAACCAATACAACCATTGTAAATAATGCTGGAAGCAGTCCTCTTGGTATTGGCTTACTCAACTTTTCTCTAAATGGGGCTACTGAAGCAGTTACTCAATATAGCAACAGTATTTTCGCAGGTAATGCTACTAATAATAATATATCTAATAGTGGTGAGGGAGCTTCGATTCAATCCCTCGGCTACAACATAAGTAGTGATGGCACTGGTAACTTAACCGCTACAGGCGATCGACCAAACACAAATCCCCTAGTAGGTGCGTTACAGAATAATGGTGGCACAACTCCCACCCATGCCCTATTACCTAACTCCCCCGCCATTGGTGCAGGAAACACAACCCTTACCACCGATCAACGAGCTATTACTCGCCCTCAAGGCACGAATATCAATATGAATGATGATATTGGAGCTTTTGAGTATGTACCCCCCACTGTCAATCTTGAAACTTTTTTCTTAGCCACAGAAGCCACAGAAGCAGGTAATTTGGTGGGCATTTTTCAATTAACCCGTACTATTCCCACAGGAGGCACTGACACGGCATTACCAGTTCAATTAACCATTTCAGGGAGTGCTAGTGCTAGTGATTATAATTTCTCAGCTCAGGGAGGCACAGTTAGTGTTAATGGTAATACCCTCACGGTAACTTTTAACTCAGGTTCAAATGATGTCGATGTGAGGGTGACGGCAGTGGATGATATTCAAGCTGAAGCCGATGAAACTGTAATTTTAACTCTCAATAGTAGCGTTAATTATAATCAAGGAACGAATACCAGTGATACTGTCACCATTTTGCAAAATGATTTTGTGGTGACAAATACCAGCGACAGTGGTGAAGGCAGTCTGCGTCAAGCTATTCTCAACGCCAATGCGATCGCAGGAAGTAACATTATTACTTTTAATATTGCGGGTAGTGGTGTACGCACGATTACTCTTAATTCTGCTCTCCCTGAAATTACTGAGCAAGTTACTATTGATGGAACAACTCAACTAGGTTTTATTAATAGTCCGATTATCGAAATCAATGGTAATAATACCGTTGATAATGGTTTAAATTTGGGTGGCGGTTCTAGTAATAGTGTTATTAAAGGCTTAATTATTAATCGTTTTACCAATAGTGGCATCTTAATTAACAGTACAGGAAATAAAATACAAAGAAATTATATTGGCACTAATGCCAGTGGAACTTCAGGGGCAGGTAACTCATTTGGTATTTGGATTAATTCAGGTAATAACAACATTATTGGTAGTGATGAAGACAATACAAATGATGCCAGTGAGGGGAATTTAATTTCTGGTAATGGACAGGTAGGTGTTCTTTCATTCGTTAGTAGTACTTTTGTGAGAGGAAATTATATTGGTACTAATGTTAATGGTACATCGGCTATAGGGAATGGAATTCATGGTGTTTATATTGGTTCTTCTAACCATACCATTGGTGGATCGACAGCCACAGCTCGTAATATCATCTCTGGCAATAACTTCAGTGGAATTGCTATATTTGCAAATGTTGCATCTGATGCTAGTAACAATATTGTACAAGGTAACTATATCGGTACGAATGTAACAGGAACTTTGCCTTTAGGTAATGGTAGTGGTGGTGGAGTTCGTATCACTGGAGCAAATAATACCATTGGTGGGACTGGTGCTGGTGAAGGTAACATAATTGCCTATAATTCGGGGAATGGTGTGTTTGTGACGGACGCATTTAATGCTGACTCAAATCTTAACAATGCAGGTAATAAAATATATGGTAATAGCATTTTCAACAATACGGGCTTAGGAATTGATCTTGCCACTGTTCAAAATGGTGATCAGGTGGGTGTAACACCTAATGATTTATTAGACCCCGATACGGGTGTTAATAATCTGCAAAACTACCCATTATTGACTTTTAATAGTACGGGGCAGATAATCGGCTCTCTTAACAGTACACCAAATACAACTTTCCGTGTTGAGTTTTTTGGTAATACTACTGCTGATACCACTGGTTACGGCGAAGGACAAACTTTCCTCGGTTTTCAGAATGTCACTACCGATGATGATGGTAATGCAACTTTTACCTTTAATCAGGGTTCTGCTATCAATGTGACTGCAACGGCAACTGATCCTAGTGGCAATACTTCCGAGTTTTCTCGAATTACGGCAATGGTGGGGGTGGACGGCTCTGGTAATCTTGTTATTACCGATGTTCCCAGTACCAATAACGATCGCTTTACCTTGTCATCTAATGGCACATCTTTAATTCTGACGGACACTACTAGCAGAGCAATTACAACGGTTATCCCCAGCGCCACAGGGGATGAAACCAGTACCCTAACTATTCCTTTAAATGTTTTTACTGGGGGAATCTTCGTTAATACTCTTGGCGGAAATGACATTATAACTATTGATTTTTCTGATGAAAACCCCCTTCCCACTGGAGGACTGATCTTCAATGGCGGTAGTCAAACTGGCACCCCTGGCGATCGACTAGCTTTGACAGGAGGAAATTTTACTACTACCACCTATAGTTATTTCAACGAAAATGACGGTAAAATTAACCTAGATGGTAAACTCATCAACTACACTGGTTTAGAACCCATTACATCCACTATCAGCAGTGCAAACATAGTTTTAGATTACAGTACCTCCGCCGAAACGATAACTATAACGAATGTAAGTGACACTCAAACTAATGTGGACTCTACTTTAGGGGAAACCACCACTTTTAACAACCCTTCTAAATCCTTAACTATCAATGGCGGTGCTACTGGTAAAAATACTTTCAATCTCAACAGTATCAGCAGTGAATTTGACGCAGATTTGAATATCAATGGTAGTGGTTACACCAATGGGGATGTAGTTAATATCAATGGCGATGTTACATCTAATGACTTTTCGATCGATCTTGTCCAAAACATTAACCTTACATCAAATAAGGAAGTTACAACGATCGATCTTCCTGATGATAATGGGGATGTAACTTGGATAGTAGGACAAAGAATTAATTTAGCTTCTGGTTCGAGTATAACAACGGCAAAAGGGAATATTAACCTCACAGCAAAAGGTACAGCAACGGGTAATTATCAAGCAATTATTCTTGATGGCAGTACAATCACCTCTGATGAGGGTGCGATCGATCTCAATGGTACGGGAGGAGGTAACGGTGGCGATCAATATGGAGTGTATTTGCTCAACGGTGGTAAAATTATCTCTACCAATACCGCCACTATTAAAATAACAGGTCAAGGTTCTTTATCAGGATTGGCTGGAGGAAATGATGGTATTCGCATGGTGGGTGCAAATAGCTTAATTTCTTCAGTTAGTGGTGACATCGAGGTTACGGGTAAAGGAGGAACGGGTAGTAGTTTTAATGATGCTGTTCGCATAGCTGATGGTGCACAGGTAACAACCAAAACAGGCACAATTACCGTCAAAGGAACAACCAGTAACAATCTGACTGGAAGTGCTAATATCGGGATTCACATATATTCTCAGTCAAAAATCACCGCCACAGAAACAGGAAAAATTAGCTTAATCGGACAAACAACCAATGGTATAAATGATAATGATGGTATTCGCATTGACGGAACGAATACTCAAGTGAGTGCAAAAGATGGTTCGATCGAGATTACAGGTACAGGAGGAGGCACTGGTAATGCCAATTTAGGCTTTAGGATATTGAACGGTGCGCAAGTAATTTCGACGGGAGAAGCAACCATTAAGATTACTGGTGTTGGTAGTAAAGATGGTGTTGGCGCAAACTATGGAGTACAAGTTACTGGTGATAAAAGTGCCATTAGCTCTAAAGATGGAGATATAACTGTTAAAGGTACAGGTGGAGAAAGTGCTAGTGGTGGCAGTAATCGAGGGGTTTCCATTGAAAGCAGTGGATTAATTTCTTCTACAGGAAAAGCAAATATTACCCTCGAAGGTATAGCGGGGAATGGCACAAATGATAATGATGGTATTCGCATTGATGGAACGAATACTCAAGTGAATGCTAAAGATGGTTCGATCGAGCTTATAGGTACTGGTGGAGGCTCTGGTAATGCCAATTTAGGAATTCGGATCACGAACGGTGGGCAAGTAATTTCGACGGGAGAAGCAACCATTAAGATTACTGGTGTTGGTAGTAAAGATGGTGTAGATAGTAACTATGGTGTGCAAGTTATTGGCTCAAATAGTTCCATTACTTCTGTTGATGGAAATATAACTGTCAAAGGTACTGGCAAAAGTAATGGTGGTGGGGGTAGTAATCGAGGGATTTCCATTCAAAGCAGTGGGTTAATTTCTTCCACAGGAAAGGCAAATATTACCCTAGAAGGTATAGCAGGGAATGGTACAAGTTCCAATTACGGTGTCAATGTTAATAATAGCCAAGTTACTTCTGCTACAGGTTCGATCGAGGTGACAGGTACAGGTAACGGTACAGGTGGTGAAAACTATGGAGTTTATGTAAATAATGGTGGGAAAATAATTTCCAGCGATACCGCTACCATTAAGATAATGGGACAAGGTTCTTTATCAAGTACTACCAGTAGTGGCAATGATGGAACTCGTGTGGAAGGAGAAAATACCTTAATTTCCTCTCTTAGTAGCGACATTGAAATTTTAGGTAAGGGAGGAAAAGGTAGTGGCTCTAATCGTGGTATCTTGTTAACAGGAAAAGGAGAGATTACGACTAAAACAGGCACAATTAACGTCACGGGTATAAGCGATAGTCAGGGAGACAATAATTATGGTATTGCCATCGTTTCAGGAAGCAAAATCACCGCCACAGAAACAGCAAAAATTACCTTAATCGGACAAGCAATTAATAACACGAGTACTGATAATAATGATGGTATTCGCATTGAGAATACAAATACTCAAGTGAGTGCTAAAGATGGTTCGATCGAGCTTACAGGTAGGGGGGGAGGCTCTGGTAATGCAAATTTAGGAATTCGGATCACGAACGGTGGGCAAGTAATTTCTACGGGAAAAGCCACTATTAATGTAAGAGGATTCGGCAGTGAAGATGGAGTTGGTACTAACTATGGAGTGCAAGTTAATGGTGGAAGTAGTGCTATTACCTCTAAAGATGGTGACATAACTGTAGAAGGTACTGGAAAAGGTAGTGGTGGTAATAATCGAGGAGTTTCGATCGAAGGTGCTGGGGTAATTTCTTCCACAGGAACTGATGTGAGTGCCGCAACGATAACCATTACAGGTAAAGGTTCAGCAGATGCAAACGGTAATTCTAATGATGGGGTACGCATTGACGGAACAAATAGTCAAATTTCTTCTGTAGCAGGAGCGATCAATATTACAGGTACTGCGGGTAAGGGTTCTCAACAAAATCGAGGCGTATTAATTAATAGTAACGGTTTAATTACTTCAAAAACAGGCAATATCTCAGTTAATGGTACAGGTGGCAATACAGGTATTAGTAACTATGGTGTATGGTTAACATCGGGAGGAAGTATTACCTCCACAGGAACAGGAGGGGATGCTTCCCAAATCAATATCACAGGCAACGGATCAACTACCGCCACAGGTAACATTGATAATGATGGAGTACGCATTGATGGAACAAATAGCAAAATTTCTTCTGTAGCAGGGTCGATCGACATTAAAGGTACAGCAGGAAATGGTACAAATGGTAATCGTGGGGTAGTAGTATTTAATAATGGAGTAGTTACTTCGGAAACGGGAAATATCACTGTCAATGGCACGGGAAGTGGCACAGGAAATGAAAACTATGGTGTCTATGTCATTGGTAGTGGCACGAATGGCGGCATAATTTCTTCCACAGGGACAGGAGCCAATGCCGCCAAGATTAATATTACTGGTCAAGGTTCTTTAAATTCTACGGGAAGTGGTAATCAAGGTATTCGTTTAGAAGGAACCAATAGCCAAATTTCCTCCATTGCTGGAGCGATTAACCTTATGGGCACAGGAGGAGGTAGTACTAATGACAATTATGGCGTTTTAATTTTTAACAATAGCGGAGTCAATACGGTTAATGGGAACGTTTCTATCACAGGCATAGCGAGTGGAACTACCAATGAAAACTACGGCGTTTATCTCCTGGGGGCAGGAAAGGTTTCATCGACGGGAACTGGCACAATTAGCATTACAGGTCAAGGCTCTAACTCTGCCACGGGTAATAACAATGATGGGATTCGCCTCAATAATAGTACAGTTCAATCCAATGATGGCAATATTCTCCTTACTGGTACGGGAGGAGGTACTGGAACAACCCAACTAGGGGTAAGAATCATTAGTGGTGCAAAAATTGAATCTACTGGCAATGCCACTATTAATGTAACAGGATTCGGTAGTAAAAATGGAGTTGGTACTAATTATGGAGTACAAGTTAATAGTGCTAGTAGTGCGATTACCTCTAAGGATGGGAATATAACTATTAATGGAACGGGAATGGGTACAGGCGGTAATAATCGTGGGGTTTCTGTCGAAAATGGTGGAGTAATTTCTTCCACTGGAGAAGCAACTATTACCGTTATCGGGCAAGGCTCAATCAATCCCCTTTCTACGGGGGGAAATCGTGGAGTTCGTGTGGACAATGGGGGGCGAATTACTTCAGAGAAGGGAGCAATCTTCATCAGTGGAAAAGCAGGTGCTACAGGAGAATCTACTGGCGCGACTTTCAATTATGGTGTTCAAGTTATTTTTTCGGGAGTAATTTCTTCAACGGGAATGGGAAATGATGCCGCCACCATCACGATCGAGGGAGATGGTGGTTCTATTTCTAACAAGGCGAGTCAAAATGCAGGGGTGGATGTTGAACAAGGAGGCAAAATTACCTCTATCGATGGGGCGATTAAGATAACTGGTGTCGGTGGTTCTGGACAAAATACAAACCATGGTGTTTTATTATTAACCAATGGTACAATCTCTTCTACAGGAATCGGAAAGTATGCCTCTAGTATTACAATCATAGGAAACGGATCAACCACAGCTAGTGGTAATACTAATAACGGAGTTGTTGTTGATAATAGCCAAATAGCATCTATTGATGGTGACATAAGTATAACGGGAACTGGGGGGAGTGGTACACAGTCTAATTATGGTATTCGTATATCTAATTCAAGTCAAATATCTGCCAGTAGCATTAGTAATATAAGCCTCACGGGTGAAGGAGGAGATGGCACTTCTAGTGATGGTATTCGCCTTGACAACTCAAAAATAGAAAGTAACAGCGGTAATATTATCTTAAACGCCATAGCCAACAATTCTAGTACGGGAATTAACGTAATATCAGGAAGTTCTATTGTCAGTACCACTGGCGATATTATCCTCAAAGCAGATACCTTTAACCTTGCAGGTGGTGCAAATAGCATTTCTAGTAGTGGTGAATTATTAATCATTCAAGAAACCGATAATACATCGATCGGACTTGGAGATAGTAGTAACGGCACATTAAATCTCACCGCATCAGAAATAGCTAGTTTTAAAGACGGATTTAGTAAAATTACCATCGGTAATAATAAGAGTGGATCGATCGATATTCAAAACGCTACTTTTACAGATAACCTAACTCTCATTAGTGGTAGTAATATCATTGCCAATGGCTTAACCGTAACAAATGCAGATGCAACTATTCTCAGTGAAGGTGTTATTTCCGAAGGCACTGGTACAACTGATGCACACATTAGCGCTAATAACGTTATCTTAAGCGGGACAGTCAAACCCGGTGGCGTAACCAATACTTTTGGGATCCTCAACATTAATGGTAATCTGAGTTTTATCAACGATAGTATTGCCGACATTCTCAGTTTAGAAATTGATGATGATATTACAGATTTCGATCGAGTTCAGGTAAATGGTACAGTCAATATTAATGGCGTTACTTTAAACTTTGACAATAGCGGTATTAATAGTAGTACTATTACCAGTAATGAAATTATTATTATCAATAATGATGGGAGTGATCCCATTGTCGGCGCGTTTAGTAATTATACGGATGGTAGCTTAGTCACCATTAATGATTTAACCTATCTTCTCAATTATCAAGGAGGAGACGGTAATGATGTGAGTTTGAACTTAGCCGAATCGAACATTACCATTGACGCAAATAATAACTTAGTCATCACCGATATATTATTAACCAATACAAACGATCGATGGACAATCTCCTTTGACGGCTCGGATATTATTGTTACCGATACTAACGGCAATTTAATCACCACTAATATTGCAGGGGCAACAGGGAATTATACCAGTGAAATCAGGATTCCCTTAACCAGTTTTACGGGTAATTTGCCCAGTGGCATTATTACCAATACCGTTGGAGGCAATAATATTGTCACCCTAGATGATTTTACTTCCTCTTTTGGTGGGGATTTGAACATTAAAGGAGATGGTTACAGCAACGATAACACCATCACGATCGAGACTAACCCTAATTCTAATCACTTTTCGATCGATCTGGTTAAAAATATTAACCTTAAATCTGCTATTACCAGTAACGGTGATATTAATTGGATAGTTGGGGAAAGCATCAGTTTTATCACCAATGCCAGTGTAACTACTACAACTGGAGATGTTAGTTTAAGAGGAAAACAGATTAATCTTTCAAGCAATACATCTGTCTCTAGTACCAGTGGTAATATTACTTTAACTGCATCAGGAGTCGGTATTAATCTCTTAGAAAATACATCTATCAACAGTACAACAGGAGAAATTAGTCTGTTAGGTAATACCATCCACCTAGATAACAATAGCAGTATTAGTACTGAGGACAATGTTTACATTAACTCAGATCAAGATATAGATGATAATATCACTGGTGTTGGCACAACAGTCGAGATTACAACGAACACCCTACATCTTAACGATACTATTCAATTTAGTTACAATACCACCGAAAGTCGTTTTGACACGATTAATTTAACAGGTGCAGTAAATTTAAACGGTTCCACCTTAGATTTAAACTTGAGTAATTATACTCCTATTATTGGTAGTATTTATACTCTGATTGACAATGATGATGTTGATCTGATCACAGGAAACTTTGATGGATTATCAGAAGGAGATATAGTTGCAACTATTGGTTCAGCAGATATTATGATTACTTATCAGGGAAATGCTGATAATCCCCTCTCTGAAAATATCGGCAATGGGAATGATATACAACTATATATTACTTCTAATGCACCTTTATCGATTCGAGGTACAGGATTACCTGACACCATTGTAGGTGGTTTAGGTGAAAATATTATCGATAGTGGGGGTGGTAATGATTCCATCGTGGGAAGTATTTTTGCTGATACTCTGACGGGAGGAAGTGGTAATGATACCCTAAGAAGTGGTAATGGAAATGATCGACTTGATGGGGGAAGTGATAACGATAGTCTCTTAGGGGGTAATGGTTACGACACAATTTTAGGTGGTGGTGGTAATGATACCCTTATCGGTGGCATGGGTAATGATACCTTAACAGGAGGTAGTGGTCAAGATTTCTTCCGTTTTAACTCTCCCACAGAAGGAATAGACAGAATAACAGATTTTAATGTAGTTTATGATTCGATCGAGATTAGTGCCAGTGGTTTTGGCGGAGGATTAACAGGAGGTTTGGCTTTAACAGCCTCTCAATTCCGTAGCGGTGCGGGAGTAACAACAGCTAATAATGCTTCACAACGATTTATGTATAATTCCACTACGGGGGCATTATTCTTCGATGATGATGGTAATGGTGTTAATTCTGCGATGCAAATTGCCCAACTCAATGCTCGATTATCTTTAGCTCATAACGATTTTATCGTAATTTAA